One window of the Zea mays cultivar B73 chromosome 3, Zm-B73-REFERENCE-NAM-5.0, whole genome shotgun sequence genome contains the following:
- the LOC100193812 gene encoding Protein GAMETE CELL DEFECTIVE 1, mitochondrial-like, with product MFVLRKTLLHAPPAAAAAVPSRISSLLRLIPSASFSEVSGGGEEWGASSPGGGGGRGGGGNEWSSTWSTGLTKDHFDGSSPSVGRSVPSESAPVSRERAAIRAMDEWDERVRELERNNVEAKAYVDSWDDRMRETCALLKQVREPGARGSYLKDSEKQEMYRLHKEDPATYTVERLAKDFRVMRQRVHAILWLKEMEEEEERKRGQPLDDSIEILLDSCPEFFNSHDREFHVASLPYKPDFKVMPEDWDGTTRDPDEVLYEISMKEDKMLYEEFVQRLEFNKKKVAGEVKCHKYSRRKPDNGWSYMVEKLGPQGKRGGGGGWKFISLPDGSSRPLNDMEKMYVKRETPKRRRRIIAPYK from the exons ATGTTCGTCCTCCGCAAAACCCTCCTCCatgcgccgccggccgccgccgcggCGGTCCCCTCTCGGATCTCTTCCCTCCTCCGCCTCATCCCCTCTGCATCTTTTTCTGAGGTAAGCGGAGGTGGGGAAGAATGGGGCGCCTCCTCacccggaggcggcggcggcaggggtggGGGTGGGAACGAATGGAGCTCCACCTGGTCTACCGGCCTCACCAAGGACCATTTCGACGGATCCTCGCCCTCCGTCGGCCGTTCTGTCCCTTCCGAGTCAGCGCCCGTCTCTCGTGAGCGGGCGGCCATTCGCGCTATGGATGAGTGGGACGAGAGGGTCCGGGAACTGGAGCGTAACAATGTCGAGGCGAAGGCGTATGTGGATTCATGGGACGACCGGATGCGGGAGACCTGTGCGCTGCTGAAGCAGGTGCGGGAGCCGGGCGCTCGGGGCTCGTATCTCAAGGACTCGGAGAAGCAGGAGATGTACCGGCTGCACAAGGAGGACCCCGCGACTTACACCGTGGAGCGGCTCGCCAAGGACTTCCGTGTCATGCGACAGCGCGTGCACGCCATCCTCTGGCTCAAGGAGATGGAAGAGGAAGAGGAGAGGAAGAGGGGCCAGCCGCTCGACGACTCCATCGAAATCCTGCTCGACAGCTGCCCAGA GTTCTTCAATTCTCATGACAGGGAATTTCATGTAGCATCTCTTCCATATAAACCTGACTTCAAAGTAATGCCTGAGGACTGGGATGGCACAACACGAGATCCTGATGAGGTTCTATATGAAATTTCAATGAAGGAAGATAAAATGTTGTATGAGGAATTCGTTCAACGCTTGGAATTCAAcaagaagaag GTGGCAGGAGAGGTTAAGTGCCACAAGTACAGCCGGCGCAAGCCAGACAATGGATGGAGCTACATGGTCGAAAAGCTTGGTCCTCAGGGAAAGCGTGGTGGAGGAGGGGGCTGGAAGTTCATCAGCTTGCCTGATGGATCAAGCCGTCCACTAAATGATATGGAGAAGATGTATGTTAAGCGGGAGACTCCAAAACGGCGGCGGAGGATAATTGCACCATACAAGTGA